DNA from Cystobacter fuscus DSM 2262:
CACACGCGGCCGAGGACAGCGCGCCCACCTCCAGGGCACGCCAGTCCGGCACCTCGCGCACCCGGAGCACGTCGTCCGCCGTCACCCCCGTGACCCGCGCCCACGTTCCCTCGGGCACGACCCGAGGCGCCGAGTCCTTCTCCTGGGTGAAGAAGTAGCTTCCTGATTGGCTGTACAGGTAGAGCGTCTCGGGCCCTTCCTCGAAGCCACAGTCCCACACCGAGGCGGGCAGCCGCTCCGTCCTCCAGCCCCGCGCGGGGGTGCCGCGAACCAGCAACGCGCCAAAGACGAACGCGAACTCCCCGTCCGCCAGCGCCCCCAGGCACTCCGCCTCCCCTCCATCGGGATGCGGGCCGAGCAAGGCCGGCGGCGGGCTCAGGGGCCGCCAAGTGTCGCTTCCCATGGGACGCCAACTCAACGTGTTCCCCTCCTTCTTCAGGCAACCCGTGGCGTTGCACGGCGGGTGTTCCGGCGGAGGGGAGTCGTCTTCCGGGAGACCCTCGCCCACCCGGCGCCAGGTCTGGCCCGTATGGCGGTACTCACCAAGCTGGCTCGTGAAGTGTGGTCTGCCCGAGGCGTCGATGCCCGCGCGGAGGAAGCGATGAAGGCTCCGCGCCTCGGGAGGTGGAGCCGGCGGCCGGAGCGTACGCCACCGTCCCGCTTTCGTCCGCCAGCGGAATGCATCGGGAAGCACGATGCAGGGGGCACAGCCCTCGCCCACCGCCACGAGCGGCTGCGTCCGGCCATTCATGAAGGGGGACGAGAGGACCTGCCAGCGCTCCCCATCGAAGCGGGACAGGGTCTCCACATCGAAGCCGTGGCAGAGCGCGAAGGGACGGTGGGGATCGCCCCGCATGCTGACCCGGAGGCAGGGCTGCACCCGAGGAAAGGCGGGCTGGTCAATCACTCCCAGGGGTTGCGCCTCCGTGGTCGTGAGCCGCAGGACATGGCCGCCGACGGTGAGCCACAGCGGCTCTCCCCGCCCTCCGCCGAACACTTCCTGGAACTTCCCCGTGAAGCGCGCCTTGCTCACGGCGGGATGCTTCTGGCGCTGGCCCTTCACCTCGACGCCGAAGGTGCCGTCCTCGAAGAAGAAGCGCACGCCGGGCCGGGGCGAGAACACCTGGAGCGCGCCGCTCTTGTCGGTCACGGGCTGCTCGGCCACGGGCTCCGGGGGCACCGACTCCTCGGGCACGCGGGACAGCGCGCCCATGCGGCCCGCCTTCACCTCCGCCTGGAGGCACCGCTCGGCGTCACAGGCGAAGAGCTGGACCTGGCCCCGCCGTGACTCCACGAGGCGCAGCCGCCGCATTGCCCCGAGCCCGGTGTCCAGCGTGTCCCGCCAGGCGCCATTCCACCAGAGGCTCAGGATGCCGGACCCCTTACCGTTGGCGACGAGGGTGTCTCCGGTGGCGCTCGCCCGTTCTGGCATGAGCGGGATGGGGCCGAGCGTGCACCAGCCCGAGCCGCCGCAGTGCTCCGCTTTCAACTCGGGTGGGGACTCGGGCGCCTGGAGCAGGAGCACGGCGAGGAGCGCGGTGAGCATGGCGCGGGACACTGCCCGAGCCAGGCGCGGCCATCAATGGACCGCTGGAGGCGTCAGTCACGCGGGAGGCTTCGGGCAGAAGTCCGTGCCAGGTTCGAAGGACAGGTCAGCCCGGGGACGCGTCGCCGCGAGCGAACTCGACGAGCAGCGCCAGGGACTCCTCAGCCCGAGCGGAGGGGACGAAGAGGTGATCGTGGAAGTAGGCCGAGACGGGGTTCACGCTGATGCCCCGGGCCGCCAGCCGATTCGTGATGGCGGCGAGGAAGCCCACGGCCTCGAGGCTGGAGTGGACGGAAAGGGTCAGCATCCGGAAGACGGCGGTGTACGGGAGCCCGGCGGCCTCGGCCTTCTCTCGCGGGAGAATGAGGGTGAGCCCTTCCTCCTCGTGGAAGAGCCCGAGGGGCTCGAGGGGTGCGACCTCGAGCAGGGACCGCCGGGTGGTGATGAAGACGAACTCACCCTCCCGCAGCACCGGCTTCATCGACTTCAGCAATACACCCAGGTTCGTCTCGCCGGACATGACGTTGCATCCTCCTCGTCCACGAAAGTTAGAACAAAGGTCAGGAGGTGCGCACGCGAGTCAAGACTGAAGCGAGACGTGGGTCGCGAGCGGAGCGGCCTCCAGCCCCTGGGCTCCGGCTGCTGCCCGGTCAAGAGCGAGCCTGGCAAGGAGTGCGTTTCACCCCCAGCCCTCTCGAGGGAGGGGGCTGGGTCTGGCCACGCCCGCGCGTGCAGTTCTAGCCCTTGCCCTTGCCGGGTGGGTTCGAGGGCCGGGTGGTGCTCGGTGCATTCCGAGGCTCCCGCGGGTTCTCGCGGCGGGAGTGCTCATCGAGTGCCGACTGGTGCTGCTGGGTCTTCGGGTTGAGCGCATCCGATCGATCGTCGTTGGGAGTCCGCGTCTTCTTCTCATTCCGTGCCATGGATTTCCGCTCCTGGCGACCCGCTCGGAAGTGAGCGGCCGTCGCCATGTCTGAAAGTACGGATCCATCTCCCCACCAGCAAATCGCGCTGGCATCATCTGTATCGATGCAGCGGATGCATGCGCTGATGCATTCACGCCCTGGCCATCCGTGCGTGGGACCGTCGGGTCCGGGAGAATGAGGGCATGGGTCATCCACTCCAGGTTTGGATGAAGGCGGCGGGATTCGAGTCCAAGAGCACGCTCGCTCGTCGCATCCTCGCGCGGGTCCCCGGGCTCTTTCCGGAGACAGCCGCGGAGCAGCGCCATCGCCGGATAGGCCTTCAGCTCACCCGGCTCGAACAGGGCAGTCTCTCCTGGTGGCGTGGGAATGAGGAGGCGCTCAGGGTCCTGGCGGACCTCCTGGGCATCTCCGAGCAGCACCTGCTCCAGGGCGGGCCCACCATGGGGCTCGTCGAGTTCGACGAGTTTCCGGTGCTGCGCCCGATGGATCCAGCCACGGAGTTGCCACCTCGGGGGACGGGTTGGGCGATGCGGGCCGCGACATCGGAGCGTGAGACCGAGCCCCGGTTCGATCTCTTCACCAGCCTTCCCGAGACAGAGGCGCATGTCTGGATCCAGGTTCCGCCCGGTGCGGGAAAGAGCCTGGCTGCCCGCGTGCGTACGGCGCGAAGTCAGCTCCACGGCTCCCTCCCACTCGAGGAGAGCCCACGGGAGCCCGAGAGCGCTCCGGTTTTCGGGCCGAGGGCCGCTCGGGTGCAGCACTGGTTCACGGTCCTTACCGCCCACCGCCTGGCCGACCTCGAGCTCTCGAGGTTCTCCACCAGGACACCGCTCTTCATCGAGGTCGGGTTCGCGGATCCCCAGACCGATCGGGAGGCGCTCCAGTCGCTCAGGGACTGGAAGTCGGTGGTCGTGGTGGCCTCCTTCGCACGCCCCGGAAGCGCCGATGTGCTCTCCTACGATCCCGAGTGGCGGATGGATCGGCGTGAGTGGGCCTTCTGGCAGGACCTCGAGTGGAGGCCCATGGCCGGTTGGCGCCAAGAGGTCATCGACTGGGCCGCCAGCAGGCTTGGCACGGAGCGGAAGGGATTGCTGCCCAGGGAGTTCGGCACCTGGCTCGAGCAGGCCGACCCCGGAGAGCGGCTGGTGCGCACGCCCGGAGAACTGCTCACCCTGTGCCACCTGGCCCATGAGATGGGGACACGCCGACTCGTCCGTCAGTTCGCGGATGGGTGGAAGGAAGACGTCTCCCGGACAGTCGTGCCCCGGATGCTCAAACGCGAGATGTCGGAGGGATCGGTCCGGGCCTCCTGGCTGCGTGCGGCGGGGGCCGATGCGGTCCGCACCCTCACCCTGGCGGCTTTCAGGGATGTGGCTTCGCCCTGGCCGCCCAGTGCCACGGTGGAGACCTGGGCGGGTCGGCTTCCGGAGATCTACGCCGCACCCGTCTCGGACAAGGTCCTCGACGAGAAGCTGCTGGCCATCGCACGGGGACGCAACGAGAACGAGCGCAAGCAACGGGCCCGGGAAGCCAAGGCCAGCATCCATTCCCTCTCACCCGCCATGGCCATCGAGTACCTGTCCTCGACACGCCTGATGCGTCTCCAACCGGATGGAGGGCTCGGCCCGTACCCGCACTGGATGGTCGAGACGATTGCCCGGCAGCAGGTCGAGGAGGGACTATTGCGGCTGCCCACGACCTGGGGGCGCTGGGCCGCCGACCCGGGCCGTCAGCACCTGGTGGACGAGGTGCTCGACGCGCTCCCATCGCGTCGGCTCCTCTCCCTGTCGGAGCAGGTGGTTCGTGAGCATGACGGCTCCGAGTTGGGGTCCGTGGGGGCCGTGGACGCACTCTTCTCGGCCTGGGGCCGGAGGCTCGAGAAGGAGCCCGCCGCGTCGGATGCGCTGGAGACGCTCCATGCGCTCGCGCTTCGGCAGCTCGAGGTGCTGGGCGGACGTTCCGGGCGTACTTGCCCGATGACCCGACCGGGGTTCGGTGAGGGCTCGAATGCGTGGCTCGCCGATTGTTGGTCCTGGTCCTTCGCCGTTCCTCCCCCCGCCTGGCCGGTGGCCCCGGAGCTTCGCTGGCACTTCCCGGGTTGGACCTCTCCCGCGCTCTCGGATGAAGGTGCATGGTGCCTGTCCTGGGTCGAGCGCGTGAAGGGACGCGTCGATCAGGACTACACACGGCTGGTGGCCCGCGCGAGCCGGGTGCTCGAGTACGGCGGCCCCACCCTTCCCCCGAGGGGAATTCCCTACTTCCTGCTGCCCGCGTTCATGGTGTCGGCCGCCCACCATGACATCGCGCTCGTCTCCCGGCTGATCGCTCAGGCCGTCCAGCAGGACGGTTTCGTGGAGGAGTTGTTGCAAAGGCTTCAGCAGGAGGGGCCCCTGCTCCAGCGCGCGCTTGCCGCCTCGGTCTTCCATGGGCTCGCGAAGGAGGCCGGGGGAGTCATGTTCCTGTTCGAACCCCAGGCGAGGACTTCCTACTCCACCCCCGAACGCCACCCCATCGCGCCCACCCTGGCGGAGTGGCTCTTCACCTGGCTCGATGATGCGGCAATCGTTCGAACCCTGCAGGAGAGCGGTCCGGGCCATCTTCCATTCAAGCTGGAGCGTGTTCCTCCTCGGCTCCTGCTCCACCTCGTGCGGCACTACGTCCAGCACAAACCCAGAGAGCTCCTCTACTTCACCAACCTGAACGTTCACCGGTTCAAGCCCGAGCACATCCCCGTGCTCGAGCTGCTCACGGAAAAGAGCATGGGAGGCGTGGCGGCGTACAATGCGCTCTGGCGGCTCGCCCCCGAGGTGGCCTTCCAGAAGGCGTTCGATGCCCAGGGACAGTATCTCCTCTTGGAGTTCAGCCTGAGGGACGACCTGTCCAACGTGTTTCCCCGGGACTGGTACGGCCGGATTCTCGATGCGCTCGAGTCCTGCCCTCGCGAGCAGTGGCCGATCTGGTCTCTTGACTGGCTGGCCTCGCGCATTCGTGCGGGGGGCGCGCTCGTGGAGCGAGCCTACGCGCTGCATCGTCGGGGGAAGGCCGAGGGCCGTCCGGGCTAGCCGACTTCTGGCTGTACTCGCCCTCGAGCATCGGTTCCCCTCGGGGCTCAGGACGGCACGGGCAGGGCGCGCAGCAGGGTGACGTCCGAGCCGGGCGGCTGGATGCGCAAGAGCAACATGCTGCCGGGTCTGGCCGAGCGCAGCGCCTCGGCGGCCTCCTGGGTGTTGGCCACCTTCTGATCGCCCACCTGCCGCAGCAGCGAGCCCGGTGGCAGCTCCGCCTGCTCCGCCGGGCTGCCCGGATCCACCCGCACCACGCGCACGCCCTGGCCCTGGGGATCATCCGCCAGCCGCATGCCCAGCCGCCCCTTGGCGGGGGCGTTCTCCTCCTCGCGCGAGGGCACCTCGGGCTCGCCCCGCTGGGCGGGCCGCGTGCCGAGCGTCACCTGCAACGCCAGCGGCTTGCCGTCGCGCAACACGTGCACGGAGACGCGGCTGTCCGGACGCAGCAGGCCCACGGCGCGGGTGAGGCTGCCCGCCGAGACGATGGGCGTGTCCTCCACCCGGGTGATGACGTCGTTGTCCTGGAGCCCCGCGCGGGCCCCGGGGCCGCCGTCGTTGACATCGGCGATGATGGCGCCCTTGTCCACCTCGAGTCCCAGCGCCCTGGCCAGGTCCGGCGTGAGATCCTGCGCGGCCAGGCCCAACCAGCCCCGGCGCACCACGCCGTCCTTCTCCAACCGGGGCAGCAGCGAGTGGATGAGGTTGCTGGGCACGGCGAAGCCAATGCCCGTGGCCTCGCGGACGATGGCGGTGTTCATGCCGATGACCTCGCCCTTGAGGTTGAAGAGCGGGCCGCCCGAGTTGCCCGGGTTGATGGCGGCGTCCGTCTGGAGGAAGTCGTCATAGGGCCCGGCGTGGATGTCGCGGGCGCGGGCCGAGAGGATGCCCGAGCTCACGCTGGAGGCGAGGCCGAAGGGGTTGCCGATGGCGAGCACGAAGTCGCCCACGCGCACCGCGTCCGAGTCGCCCAGCGCCACGTGGGGTAGATCCCTGGGCGCGTTCTGGAGCTGGAGCACCGCCACGTCGGTGAGCGGATCCCTCCCGAGCACCTGGGCGTCGAACGCGCGCCCGTCGTCGAGCTTCACGCGCACCCGCTCGGCGTTCTCCACCACGTGGTTGTTGGTGAGCACCAGCCCCTTGGCGTCGACGATGAAGCCCGAGCCCTGGCCCTGCTGCACGGGGCCTCGCGCCCCGCCCTGGGGCGAGTCCGGGAGGCCGAACTGCTCGGCCCAGCCCGGAGGCAGGCGGAGCATCCCCCGGGTGGCGGCGACGGGCGCGCGCGCCAGCACCTCGACGTTGACGACGGCGCCCTTCACCGCCTCGACGAGCGGGGCGAGCGAACCGGGCGACGGCACGGTGACGGAGGGGATGACGGGGGCCGCGGCGGTGGCGGCGGGAGGCGCGGCCGGAGGGGGCGCGGGCGGCGTCGCGCCGAGGGCATGGCAGGCGGACGCCATCATCATGAGGGGAAACAGGACGCCGCGCATGGCATGGCGGGAAGAAGAGGGAGAGGACACGGTGGGGACTCCTTTCGGACCGGGTTCCATACCCAGTGCATCCGTTCGGGAGCAGTCCGTGTGCATCCTCCGCGCCAGCGCCCCGCACCGGCGCGGCGAGCCCCCTCTTCCCTCGGGCACGGCCCACGGAGCCGCTTATTCCCGGGGCATGTTCCAGGGGAGGTCGGGGCAAAATGCCCTAAGCCCCGTGGGCGTGGGGCATTCCTCCCGGGGCGCCGTCACGGGGAGGCGAAGAGTTCCTCGTAGGCCTCGGGCTTGAAGCCCACGAGCACCCGCGAGCCCCGCACGAGCACCGGCCGCTTGACGAGCTTGCCGTCGGCCGCGAGCCACTCGACGAGCTGCGCGTCGCTCGCGGCGTCCACCTTCTCCTTGCCGAGGGCGCGGTAGCTCTGCCCGCTGGTGTTGAGCCACTTGCGCACGGACACGCCGCTCTGGGCAATCCACTTCGCCAGCTCGGCGGGGGTGGGCGGCTGCTCGACAATGGGGCGCACGCGCGCGTCCACGCCGTGCTGCTCGAGCCACTGCAGGGCCTTCTTGCAGGTTCCACAACCGGAGTACGACAGCATCAGGACGTCGGTCTTCATGCCGCCGCTTGTACCAGAGGCGGGCGGCGGGGCTCGCGTCCGGAGATGTGGACTCCGACGCCGAACTCACTGGGGCGGCTCTTCCTCCTGACGGAGGACTTCGGTGGGCACGTTGCGGCGCAGCGGCTCCAGGATGACGACCACCCAGGCGGTCAGAGGCGCGGGCAGGGCCACCAGGGCGAGGATGAACAGAAATCGGATGACACGAAAGGCGAAGCGCAGGCTGGCGCGCACGAACGCGCGCACGGCCTTGGGAAGCAATGTCATGGGGAACTCCTCCAGGTGAGAGACTTTCCAGCGACGGGTGCTGGGAAAGGCTCAGTGGAGGAGCGCTCGATGAAAGAGGAAGAGGCGGCGCGGTGGGGCCGCGGTGCGCGACTCCCGGAGGGAACCCGGCAACGCCACGCGGGCGGGAGCACGGGGAGAACCCTCGTCCGGGTGCTCGAGATGAACGGAGGCATCCACCGCCGGGCGCTGGCGCGCCGACTCGTGGCGCTCGACCCAGACAGCCACCGCGGCCTCGGAGGCCGGATGCGCGTGCGCCGGCAGGCTCGCCCCGAGGACCGAGAAGCACGCCAGCGCGAGCCTCAACCACCGGGCGATGTGATGAGGGAAGCCGCGCATGAGCATCAACCTGACCATGAACGCGCCCATGTCAAACGCTGGAAGGGCGCGGCCCTCGCGGTCATGCTGCGCGCATGTCGAGTCCCTCACACCCCCGTGAAATATGCGGAACCAGAGTAGCTCTGCTCTGCGGACACACGGTTGTTACTCCGCCTGAACACTTTCTTAGGGCCCGTCGAGCCCCGTCATCAGTTCGGCACGACCCTCGCCACGGAGCGTAAATATTCCTGTCGCGTCCGTGCCCGAGTCGCCCGAGGCGGGGCCCATCGTCGCGTCCACCACCGTGAACTTTACCGTTTTGACTGCGAAATAGCCCGGCGGAACTGAGCGGGGATCTGTGTCGCTGACCGAGTCAACTCGGAGGGTGCCGGAGACAGATACCCACCCTGCGGTTCTACCCTGGCTCCCCTCAATATAGTAGATGATGCCGGTCCCCGGATCACTACTCTTGGAAGAAAAGTCTGGCACCAACTTCCACAGCTTACCGGTCTCGGGCTTCCCCTTGAGATTGAGCATCACCTGGTGACATCGGAACTCACCAGTGGGCAACTTGCAATCCGATATTGCCCAGATGTTGGTAATATCAAGATCTGCCGAGTAGGCGCTGGAAGAGGGCTGTATATGCAATTCGTACGTCCCCACACTCGCGTTTGAGTCCTGGGGATTCGACAAGATGACCGTAAAGTCACTCTTCCCTGTCGGCTTCGGGTTATCGTCCGTGCCCGGGCCTACACCATGACAACCCATGAGGGAGAAAGAGAGGACGCAATAGCCTAGCAATACAATAAGGCGCATGGAAATTCTCCGGATTAAAAGAGGGGGACGCCCCACTCGTCACACTGACACAGAGTGTGACCGTGGAGCAACAAAAACCACTCTCCGTGTATGGAGGAGCATTCAGCGTTTGCCGATGGTAGACGCCTTACTCAATAGACTGGCACCTGCACCGAGATGTTCCGGTTTCCGTAGTCGACTCATCAGTGGGCGCGTCCGTTCCAGAATGGATACTCCCCTCGATTGGACTTACGTGCCGCCTCGCGTTGACCCTTCCCGCGCAAACGCCCGCTGGGGCAAAGTGCGTGGGCAGGGGGGAACACACATGGGAACGCTTTCCACGCTCTCGACGCTGATCGGCGCGAGTCTGGGCACGGCGGGTGCTGCTCGACGAGGAACGCCAGGAGGGGTCGGGCATCGGAGGGCCCGTCGTGACAACTCCCAGGGAGACCACACCATGAAGGCCTACGAACTGCAGAGCACCACCGGCATCGAAGGCTGGGTCCAGGTCGAGAAGCCCCAGCCCCAACCGGGCCCCGGACAGGCGCTCGTCCGCATCCGCGCCGTGTCGCTCAACTATCGGGATCTCATGGTCGCCAAGGGCACCTATCCGGGCGAGAAGGCGCCCCTCATCCCCGTCTCCGACGGCGCGGGGGAGGTGGTCGCCGTGGGCGCGGGCGTCACGCGCGTGAAGCCCGGGGACCGGGTCGCGCCCACCTTCTTCCAGGTCTGGACGGATGGCCCGAGCACCCCCGAGAAGGTCGGCAAGGCGCTCGGCGGGAGCGTGCCCGGCGTGCTCGCCGAGTACGTGGCCCTGGACGCCGAGGGGCTCGTCGTCCTGCCGGACTGGCTGTCCTTCGAGGAAGGCGCCACCCTGCCCTGCGCGGCCGTCACCGCCTGGAACGCGCTCGTGCCGCAGGGAGGACTGAAGGCGGGCCAGACGGTGCTCGCCCAGGGGATGGGCGGCGTGTCCATCTTCGCCCTCCAGTTCGCCCGCATCCTCGGGGCACGCGTCCTCCTCACCTCCAGCCATGATGACAAGCTGGAGCGCGGCAAGCGGCTGGGCGCGGAGGGACTCATCAACTACAAGAAATCGCCCAACTGGGAGGAGCAGGTGCTCGCGCTCACGGAGGGCGAGGGCGTGGACCACGTGCTCGAGGTGGGCGGCGCCGGGACCCTGCCCCACTCGGTGCGGGCCACGAAGAAGGGGGGCCACATCGCCCTCATCGGCCTGCTCTCCGGCGCCATGGGCAAGGCGGACAGCGTGGACACCGGCGGCAAGCCGCTGCGCATCGAGCCCACCTACGTGGGCAGCCGCGTCATGTTCGAGGACATGCTGCGCGCGATGAGCCGGGAGAAGACGAAGCCGGTCATCGATCGCGTCTTCCCCTTCGCCCAGGCGCGCGAGGCGCTGCGCTACATGGAGTCCGGAGGCCACTTCGGGAAGATCGTCATCTCCGTGTGAGCCACCCCTGGTGAGCAGCGCGGGCTTCTTCAGGGACGTGCTCCTTCGAGGGTAGGCTGTCCGGCATGCCGCTGAAGGTGATGACCCTCAACATCCTGATGGGTGGAGAGGAGCGAATGCCCCTGCTCCTCCCGCTCATCGCCCGCGAGAACCCGGACGTGCTCGTGCTGCAGGAGTGCCTGGGCTGGGAGGATGGCGAGCGCCTCGGCCA
Protein-coding regions in this window:
- a CDS encoding SH3 domain-containing protein — translated: MLTALLAVLLLQAPESPPELKAEHCGGSGWCTLGPIPLMPERASATGDTLVANGKGSGILSLWWNGAWRDTLDTGLGAMRRLRLVESRRGQVQLFACDAERCLQAEVKAGRMGALSRVPEESVPPEPVAEQPVTDKSGALQVFSPRPGVRFFFEDGTFGVEVKGQRQKHPAVSKARFTGKFQEVFGGGRGEPLWLTVGGHVLRLTTTEAQPLGVIDQPAFPRVQPCLRVSMRGDPHRPFALCHGFDVETLSRFDGERWQVLSSPFMNGRTQPLVAVGEGCAPCIVLPDAFRWRTKAGRWRTLRPPAPPPEARSLHRFLRAGIDASGRPHFTSQLGEYRHTGQTWRRVGEGLPEDDSPPPEHPPCNATGCLKKEGNTLSWRPMGSDTWRPLSPPPALLGPHPDGGEAECLGALADGEFAFVFGALLVRGTPARGWRTERLPASVWDCGFEEGPETLYLYSQSGSYFFTQEKDSAPRVVPEGTWARVTGVTADDVLRVREVPDWRALEVGALSSAACVREVRRRTVPSKEVWAEVDTADGQRGWVNQRYLSAADGTCAPPASGGD
- a CDS encoding ACT domain-containing protein, whose product is MSGETNLGVLLKSMKPVLREGEFVFITTRRSLLEVAPLEPLGLFHEEEGLTLILPREKAEAAGLPYTAVFRMLTLSVHSSLEAVGFLAAITNRLAARGISVNPVSAYFHDHLFVPSARAEESLALLVEFARGDASPG
- a CDS encoding trypsin-like peptidase domain-containing protein, whose protein sequence is MRGVLFPLMMMASACHALGATPPAPPPAAPPAATAAAPVIPSVTVPSPGSLAPLVEAVKGAVVNVEVLARAPVAATRGMLRLPPGWAEQFGLPDSPQGGARGPVQQGQGSGFIVDAKGLVLTNNHVVENAERVRVKLDDGRAFDAQVLGRDPLTDVAVLQLQNAPRDLPHVALGDSDAVRVGDFVLAIGNPFGLASSVSSGILSARARDIHAGPYDDFLQTDAAINPGNSGGPLFNLKGEVIGMNTAIVREATGIGFAVPSNLIHSLLPRLEKDGVVRRGWLGLAAQDLTPDLARALGLEVDKGAIIADVNDGGPGARAGLQDNDVITRVEDTPIVSAGSLTRAVGLLRPDSRVSVHVLRDGKPLALQVTLGTRPAQRGEPEVPSREEENAPAKGRLGMRLADDPQGQGVRVVRVDPGSPAEQAELPPGSLLRQVGDQKVANTQEAAEALRSARPGSMLLLRIQPPGSDVTLLRALPVPS
- a CDS encoding arsenate reductase family protein, with translation MKTDVLMLSYSGCGTCKKALQWLEQHGVDARVRPIVEQPPTPAELAKWIAQSGVSVRKWLNTSGQSYRALGKEKVDAASDAQLVEWLAADGKLVKRPVLVRGSRVLVGFKPEAYEELFASP
- a CDS encoding zinc-dependent alcohol dehydrogenase family protein; its protein translation is MKAYELQSTTGIEGWVQVEKPQPQPGPGQALVRIRAVSLNYRDLMVAKGTYPGEKAPLIPVSDGAGEVVAVGAGVTRVKPGDRVAPTFFQVWTDGPSTPEKVGKALGGSVPGVLAEYVALDAEGLVVLPDWLSFEEGATLPCAAVTAWNALVPQGGLKAGQTVLAQGMGGVSIFALQFARILGARVLLTSSHDDKLERGKRLGAEGLINYKKSPNWEEQVLALTEGEGVDHVLEVGGAGTLPHSVRATKKGGHIALIGLLSGAMGKADSVDTGGKPLRIEPTYVGSRVMFEDMLRAMSREKTKPVIDRVFPFAQAREALRYMESGGHFGKIVISV